From Carya illinoinensis cultivar Pawnee chromosome 5, C.illinoinensisPawnee_v1, whole genome shotgun sequence, one genomic window encodes:
- the LOC122311540 gene encoding probable 6-phosphogluconolactonase 4, chloroplastic yields the protein MAFLPTSVRTPSVRLFNTHSSPLHLPRVSAHKSVVPVHRSAFRPKELSVVGEKKNLGSSRAKASMAAATTAENKKKVEVFDTEEDLAVSLAKYTADLSDKFSKERGAFSVVLSGGSLIKSLRKLLEPPYIDRIEWSKWHVFWVDERVVPKDHEDSNYKLAYDGFLSKIPILPGNVYAINDALSAEGAADDYETCLKHLININVVDLSAASGFPKFDLMLLGMGPDGHVASLFPGHPLLKENEKWVTFIKDSPKPPPERITFTFPVINSSAYIALVVAGAGKAGAVQTALKEGQNSDKLPVQEVSPEGELTWFLDKGAASKL from the exons ATGGCCTTCCTCCCAACATCTGTCCGCACCCCATCCGTAAGGTTGTTCAACACGCACTCTTCCCCTCTACATTTGCCCCGAGTATCTGCACACAAGTCCGTCGTACCTGTCCACCGCAGTGCTTTCAGACCGAAAGAGCTATCTGTGGTTGGCGAGAAGAAGAATTTGGGTAGTTCTAGAGCGAAGGCCTCAATGGCGGCGGCGACGACAGCTGAGAATAAGAAGAAGGTCGAGGTGTTTGATACGGAGGAGGATCTTGCTGTGTCTCTGGCCAAGTACACGGCCGATCTCTCCGATAAGTTCTCTAAAGAAAGAGGGGCTTTTTCCGTCGTCTTGTCTGGTGGGTCTCTCATCAAGTCCCTCAG GAAATTACTGGAACCTCCATACATTGATAGGATTGAATGGTCGAAATGGCATGTATTTTGGGTTGATGAACGAGTAGTGCCAAAGGATCATGAAGACAGCAACTATAAGCTTGCTTATGATGGGTTTCTTTCTAAG ATACCAATTCTCCCTGGTAATGTCTATGCAATCAACGATGCGCTGTCTGCTGAGGGTGCAGCTGATGATTATGAGACCTGTCTCAAACATTTGATCAATATAAATGTGGTAGATCTATCAGCAGCTAGTGGTTTTCCAAAGTTTGATCTCATGCTGCTGGGCATGGGTCCAGATGGACATGTCGCTTCTTTATTCCCCGGGCATCCTCtcctcaaagaaaatgaaaagtggGTCACCTTTATTAAGGACTCGCCAAAACCACCGCCAGAGAGAATTACTTTTACCTTCCCTGTGATCAACTCGTCTGCATATATTGCCCTTGTGGTGGCAGGTGCTGGCAAAGCTGGAGCAGTGCAAACAGCATTGAAAGAGGGTCAAAATTCGGATAAGCTTCCTGTCCAAGAGGTTTCACCTGAAGGGGAGTTGACTTGGTTTTTGGACAAGGGTGCAGCTTCAAAGCTGTAG